The following DNA comes from Camelina sativa cultivar DH55 chromosome 14, Cs, whole genome shotgun sequence.
GAGTATTGCAGATGAAGCTTGGAAGTGGCATGCTCGGTTGGgacatattagttttaaaacaaTGAAGACGACATACCAACAACAGTTAGTACAAGGATTGCCagaaataagagaagagaaaagattgTGTGAGTCTTGCTTAGTTggaaaacaaattcatcaaTCTTTCCCCAAGGCCTCATTGTTTCGAGCTTCAAACCATTGGAGCTTCTACATGCTGACTTATGTGGTCCAATCACACCTTCAACCTCTGCTAATAACAAATATGTGTTTGTTATTTTagatgatttttcaagatatatgtggATTATCTTGTTAAAAGAGAAAGGTGAAGCTTTTGAGAGGTTCAAGGTGTTTAAGAGTCTGGTAGAGAAGGAGATTGGGAGTTATATCTTAACTCTAAGAactgatagaggaggagagttcacTTCAGGAGAATTCAATGAGTTTTGTGATACAAGTGGTATCAAGAGACAACTCACAGCCccttacacaccacaacaaaatggtgttgtggaaagaagaaatagaactctaatggagatgacaagaagcaCTCTTAAGGCAATGAAGGTACCAAATTATCTTTGGGGAGAAGCGGTTCGCCATGCTACTCATCTGATCAACCGGATACCAACGAGAGCGCTTGAGGGTATGACTCCATATGAGTGTTTACGAGAAGTGAAGCCAAACATTGagcatttaaaagtttttggcTGTTTGGCATATTCGAAAATTCAGGCTACAAACCAAAAGAAGCTCGACGACTGATCAAAACCGTTATACACCTTGGGATTGAGCCAGGATCCAAGGCATATCAGCTTTATGATCCAACAACATGGAAGGTTGTTGTCAGCCGCGACGTTGTGTTTGATGAAAGTACGGGCTGGATCTGGAACAAGACAGAACATGGATCTATGAGAGATCCATGTATGTTCCAACTGCGATGGGATGAAATTATTGATGATGGAGAAGGTCCTCTAGTCATTGGTAATGTAGAACAGGAACAATAACAAAACCAAGAACAGGAAGAAACTGAAAGTGATACATTGAGTGATTCTGACCAAGAAGAAGTCGAGAATGACTTGGGCGAGGAGAACAATGTACCAGTCCAGCAAGAAGAAATTGGAGATCCACAGCTTCGACGATCGGTTCGTAAAACAAACCAACCAAGCTATCTTAATGACTATCTTCTTCTTGCTAATACAGAGTGTGAGAAGCTGCTTCTCTCACTCAATGATGAGCCTATGAACTATCAAGAAGCAAAGGAACTAATGGTGTGGACAAACGCATGTGTGGaagaaataaaatcaattaacaagaacaagacttagTTCTTAGTTGAATAACCACACGGTTCCAATATCATTGGTCTTAAATGGATTTTTAAGATCAAAAGGAACGCGGATGGGTCCATCAACAAATACAAGGCGAGGTTAGTTGCAAAAGGTTATGTGCAAAAATCAGGGATCGACTTTGACGAAGTATTTGCACCGGTAGCTCGAGTCGAGACAATAAGACTACTTGTGGGAATTGCTACTTCTCGCGGATGGGAAATCCACCACCTCGATGTTAAGACGGTGTTTTTGCACGGAGAGCCAAACGAAGACGTCTATGTGTCTCAACTAGAGGGCTTTGAAAAGATGGGGGAAGAACATAAAGTTTTTAAACTTTCCAAAGCTTTATATGGGTTAAGACAGGCTCCACGAGCGTGGAACACAAAGCTTGATCAAATCTTGAGAGGTTTGAACTTCAAGAAGTGCTACAAGGAGAGTGTCGTGTATCGAAAGGCAGATAAGGAGAAGTGTCTTCTTGTAGCTGTATACGTTGACGATCTTTTTGTCACATGGAACTCATTGGGAGTAATTCAAGAGTTCAAAGCTAGTATGGAGTCTAAGTTCGAGATGTCAGACTTAGGACTACTCACCTACTACCTTGGCATTGAAGTACATCAAGGAAAGGATGACATCAAGTTGAAACAAGAAGCATATGCACGAAGGATTCTCAAAGAAGCAGGGTTAGATCAATGTAATCTGACACACATTCCAATGGAGTTTGGATTAAAACTGTCTAAGACACAAGGAAAACCGGTAGAAGACGCTACCATGTATCGTCGGAGGATCGGCTGCTTAAGTTGTCTCATACACACAAGACCAGATCTCGCTTTCTCAGTTGGAGTGGTGAGTAGATACATGCAAGATCCAAGAGAGTCACATGTGGCAGCATTGAAgcaaattttaagatatttgcAAGGAACACTATCGTATGGTCTCGAATTCAAGCGTGGAAGCTCACAAACGATAGTTGGCTACAGTGATAGCAGTCATAACACGGATCCTGATGATGGGAAGAGCACTGCAGGCCATGTGTTCTATCTTGGAGAAACACCAATTACATGGTGTTCATAGAAGCTGAGGAAAGTCGCGTTGTCTAGCTGCGAAGCCGAGTTCATGGCCGCAACAGAAGCAGCGAAACAAGCTATCTGGCTACAAGACTTGGTGAGTGAAGTTATgggacataattgtaagaagaCAACCATATACATTGACAACAAGTCAGCAATAGAGCTCTCTAAGAATCCCGTTTTCTACGGAAGAAGCAAACACATCAACAAGCGTTATCAGGAGAAGATCAGTGTGCAAACATACTAACAAAAGCCCTAGCAAGGATTCAGTTCAAGACGATGAGGAGTTTGATCGACGTTCAAGACCTCTCGAAGAAGGACTCGAAGCTTAAGGGGGTGATTGTTGGGTAAGCTTCTAGAATGTTCAACCTAAGATTTCCTTAACCAAGTTGggttaagagaaaaggaaaagttctaTTTAGGATTAGGAAAAGAGTAATTTTCCATTATCAAAATAGGAATAGGAACTAAGTCGAGTTCCCTATAAATACGTTTAATGGGTTGTATCAAACGATATCGAAAACACAAAGAAAGTTTGTgaattgtttagttttgagagattttctaaacattCAATAAAGAGAGATATTCTTTATACAAACTAAGTGTGTTTAAGAAACTTTATAGATTAATGTTTCTCAAGATGAATGTTTCTTGTTGCAGTGCGATTGATACCTTGTTAAAGCGGGATCGTTTATCTGAAGGTCAAAAGAGAAGAGGTGTTTGAATATGCCTTGGAGTTGATTGAAAAACGTTGGCCAGGGACTATTGAAACAAAACCATTTCCATTTGTGTACGAGTCTCCAGAGGAGAGTTCATTGAGAGGTGAAAAGCGAGTCCGTAACCAACACATGAAGAAAAAACTTGGAGTGAAACTGCTATATCCTTCGTACAAGTCAGGATTGCAAAGCATAGTCGAGAAGATGAACAACCCTTTTTGagcaaagaataaaataaaactgatgTGGAGAATCAGTCTCATGTTTTCTGTAGAGAAGTAGTGACTCTTAGTACAGACAGATGTAGCATATCCTGTTTTTTCTACTGCAttctgtttgtttgattgtctCATTGGTAAACATAATCCCCACGAAACAATGGAAAAACAGAATAAAACAAGAGAGGTATACGAAGAATGACTTAATCCTTTATTACTATGTCTGAACCAAAAGCTCTTCTTCACTTGGTGCTGACGGAACTTAAGTGCCTTTTCATAGAAGACTTAAACGTGGAGCCATTGGTACTTGAACTAGGATCCATCTTCAGAACTTTTCCTTCTGGCTTTCCTAGTTTCTGGAacacataatgtttttttagtgTATATAGAATAACCATCTAGAACATACAACTAACTAACCGCCTTTACTTATAAAACCgtcttttatattttgtgaTTCATGATCTGCACCGTCGATTGCGTTATACTAAAACCATTAACAACCGTAGGATCTATTCGAAATCCCAATCCGGCTCGGTTTGGGGTTTTGCTCCccctctgtatatatatatgaaaaaaatgtgattGATGATTGTTCATAGCTTCTgtatcctttttctttgttttgcatGTCGATGATTCTTATTGCTTTctttgattatgtttctaatcTCTTTATCATCTCTTTAGGGTTTTGCTCGATTTATTCACATCTGTTCAATTCTCGTTGATTTCTAATGGTTAACCCTAGTTGTTGATCTTTTGCGTCGATCGATCCATCGAGGTATGTTGTTATctacgcatatatatatatatatatatatatatatatatatcattcggATATTTTGCTTTCATATTGTCATTTAGAATCCGGTTTATGGTTTGTGTTTCGTCCGTATGAAGTCTTAAGTTTCtaaatctgttttgttttggtattgctGTAGAGATTTGCATGGGACAAACATGTCATGATCAGTCCCCGTTGGTCCAATCATCAACTCTCATCGATGCTTATCATCGAACCTCATCGATACTTATCAACGACCCTCGTTGATCCAAtcatcaactctcgttgatTCTAACCATCAACCCTCGTTGATCTCTTCTAATGAAAGAAGGAAGGATCTTGTAGATGTCCGTGTTCTTTTCATGTAAGTTTTGTTGCTTTTCTTTATATCACTATTCTTTTAAATCTCCTTGTCTATGCCTAGTTTTTTCTCAATCTTCTGGTTAGATTTGGATGACTCATTCTTTTTTGTATTCTGTCTTGTAGGTATAATGTATTCATATAGAGGCGCATGGACAAAAACACATATGATCAACTCTCGTTGGTCTTTTTATCATCTCTCGATGATTTTCCAATCAACGTCTCTTGTTGGTCTCTTTATCATCTCTCGATGGTATTATGATCAACTCTCGATGGTCTTATGATCAACTCTCGTTGGTTTCTTTATCATCTCTCGATGGTATTATGATGGTCTTATAATCAACTCTCGTTGGTTTCTTTATCATCTCTCGATGGTCTTATGATCAACCCtcgttgatcttgttatcatctCTTGATAATGCTCCAATCAACCATCGTTGATCTCATATCCAATCAACCTtcgttgatcttgttatcatctCATGATAATGCTCCaatcaactctcgttgatctGATCATATCATATCTCGTTGATCTGATCATATCATATCTCGTTGatctgatcatatatatcatctctCTCGATGATCTGATTATCAACTCTCGTTGATGTAAGTATATCTCTCGATGATATTATCATATCATCAACTCTAGTTGATACTAATCAACCCTCGTTGACAAAGAAAGGATTAGACTTGACACAGCTTGTTGAGGTTTATGTTTGGTCTTTCAAACTGACCAGAAACAGATGTACGAGTAAGGATGGGATGTATCTGACCTTTGCCATGACAGGTGCGCTTGCTTGGCAGGTCAAAAAcccttcataaaaaaaataacagttttTGGTTTCGTGGAAGGATGGGAGATGATACGGGATTGGTTAAGTTTTGTTCTTGGCCCGACTCTCCTCCTTCTTTCCGGACTGTGTGTCTTGTTACTCTCTGATACATGTTGTTCATATGCACCTTGATAAACCTGAAGAGTTGTAAAGAGGTTGGTCCATGTATCCTCTAATGAGAAGGTTTTTAATTTCCTTCAATTGGTTAGCCTATCTCTTATGATGAATTTTGCCTGATTGTTACTTGTCCTAATTGCTTGTACTTAGAGACCATCTAAAGTGAGCAATCCCATGTCCGTTATATAATACTTTGGTTTACAAACGAGAAAGTAGCAAAGGGAATCCATCGGCTCACATGTGAAAGATCAATCTGCAAGAACGAGTAGGAATGTTTTTAAGGTTGGCTACGGATCCTTTTTTGTTCTATATAAACTGTATTCTTTTGCTTTTCTGAATTCTCTCTTTAACAactgaaaaacaagaaaactgtGTAGATTTGTTGTTGGCCtagattttggaaaataatgatTCCTGTATTGAAAAAACCATGGGGAGCTTATGAACAACGGAGGAATCTTACGGGAAGGATTGCATAAGTAGGATATGTATTGGCAAGAGTTAGTTCGGACTTTTTTTGTTGCAAAGGCAGAGCAGCAAAGTTTGTGAAAGTGgaagatatttaatttttctttttatcttgtATTCTTGTGGATGATGAGTAGTGAGTCTGGCACTCTATATAATCAATAAGTACAACATGTATCTCATGGTAAAGAGTTATAAGAATTCTTACTCTTGTTTTTACATGTACATGATTGAAACTACTTGTGCAGGATTATGATGGTTTAACTCTTATTGGCAAATCAATAGTTAAGTCAAATATGTTCAAAGGCTCTGAAGCCAAAAATTCAGTAAATTAGAATTTGTAGCACCTCCAGTTGCAGGGCTAGTTTGCAAGTTCTCATCAGCCAAATtctgaatacaaaaaaaagctATTCTCTCACTCGTTTTATTTACAGCAAAACATATCCACCACCAAAGTGTTTGATTCACGTAACACCCAAATACAAACGGTTTTTAAAAAGAGGattctttcaaaatttcaagGTAAAAAAAGAGAGGTGCAAATGTATACATTACTAAATTAGCTTAGAGAAGCCTCCTCCTGAAGTTTCTGGTAGTTGATTGGTAAGTACGAACGAGAAGACCGACACCAATCCCAAGACCAACACAGACACCTAGTCCAATCCCAACACCAACCCTTACACCTGCATTAAACCATGACATCTCTCCATCTATGCACTCACTTCTCCAATACATGTCCCCTTCGTAGTCCTCTTTGTAATTCGTATACTCTGTTGCCTACAGACAAAAGGAATGATACTTACTATACAAAGagtgatattttttaaaatggtcCATCCCCAAAGAATGCAACAGACTTTAAATTACATCATTACAACAAAGCAAATATTGGGGGATTGTATAAGTGACAAAGATATGTGAGACATATCATTCAGATGCACAATGATTGCATTGCGAAGTTTATaacgtgtcaattgtatcattcagatgttaacacatgtcaattctaaatttattaatattttttaaaaataaatatgtaaaaattcaaaacataaacagaagttttgttttcaacagtatcaaaaatattaaaagacaattataagaaaattatataagttaaacaattttaaaatttagaaaagattattataaggaaattataatattatagttaCTCATTAAAAGGATCATGACAaatgtcaattgtatcatttagatgttaacacatgtcaattctaagtttattaatatttaaaaataaatcaaaaatgtaaaaattcataGTTCAAATAAATAgattaaaatcaacaaataattataagtgattaattaattaaagaaaattatatgaaaacatatttaatcattaattttctcattttattgacattatttttattagtgatatatacatatattaatcaacatgtaattttttcatgaaatcaacatttatttatagcttttttatttactctttattatttatttactctTTATTGTTCTAAAATGAGTTAATTGTgttaaatcttattttctacaattaattaatgttaactCTAAAATTAATAATCCAAGATTATACtaatcttttcatatatatatatatatatatatatatatatatatatatattctaaactATGTATTATCATTGTCCTAAAAAAATGGAGGATAATAAACATAATAATCCTAAGACAATTATAATATCACAGGATTTAGTTGAAGAGATCTTTTACCATCTTCCAATAAAACCACTCGCTAGATTCAAAGTCTTGTCGAAAAAATGGAGATCGATGATCGAATCAACCTATTTTTCCCACAAGCAACTTGTTCGTACAGAATTACCAACCCCTAATATGAAACTTCTAGTTGTTAGCCAACAATTGTCGGCCAAGTTTGATAAACaagattcagactcaacaactTTGTGTTTGGATACTTTTTCTATAGATGATGATCACAACAATGGAAAATATTGTCCTTCTTATTCTAGTTACTACACTTTTCCTGATGGTCCAATCgacaaatctcaaaaaaattattcaagtCTTGAGGTCTTGTGATGGATTGGTCTTGATTCGTATCTACGATGATTTTAGGTACATTTACTTGATCAATCCGACGACTAAAGAACACATAAAACTTTCTCCGGCATTTTCGCAATGGCCATTTACTCTTAAAGTCAGGTTAGCCGCAACGCCCTATAGAACATGGAGAGAAGTTTCTCAACTAGTCTTGCTGAATTATGAAGGTGAATTAGTGAAGATGATCCCGAGTCTTGCTGGATTTGGCAaatatattgttacaaaatcaTATAAGGTGATTTTGATATATCCAAGAGTTAAAAATTGTGATTGGGATTGTTTCAAGGCCAAGATCATACCCTTCGATAATGGTAAGCAAAGAGACACATGCTTTTATTGTTTAGATAATCGTAGATTCTGCAAAGAGAAACCATCAGTCTACGCAAATGGATCCCTCTTTTGGTTGTTAGATAATACGTCGCACAAACCTTCAATGCTACTAGCTATCGATCTTCATACTGAAAAATTTCGATGGATATTGTTACCAAAGTGTTACTCCAATTATGCTACTAGTATAGAAATGTGGAGTCTCAATGATCGTTTGTGTCTATCGGATTTGCTAAACGGTTCAGATTTGGGCATTTGGAGTTTACAGCAAGAATATCCTCCTGACGAGAAATGGAagaaaatatatcttttaaGTACCAGCCAGTTACATGAAAAGTATTGGATGTTTGGTCTAGCGGCTGTCTATTTTGGAAGTGTTAGAAAAAATCGATATCAAGTTTCTTTGGctagacaaagaacaatttttttttcgcCGACAATAATTTCTCCTACAAATTTGATGCTTTGATGTTGTTTTGACTTTCACTTGGTCAAATCAAAACTGTTaagttttttataatattatatataatttaaaaagaatgTTTAGCTTTATATTTCTTATAAGTATATTGTCATTTCTATTTATTTGAGCTATTTTCAAAACTGTTgtcatttctctttttctttttaagctTTTCCTTAtcaatatattacatatttggATATACGTAGTTATgatgaataaatataatattttgaaccAGTTTTCAcgattttcaaaacaaaagtaGAGATAAAGAGAATTATTTGAAATGAAGAGTTActgtaaaaaaaactttctaaatgTGATTTAACTAACCAATTTGTTATCAAATTGTTGAGATATTCCAATCCGTGAGTTAACCGTCCTTAACGGCTGTTCTTGTAATCAGGTAagacattaatttaaaaaaaatattttatttatatacttttgtgTTATAAACCAGATAATAACACTTGTGATTATCCATGACGTTATTTTTACTCCAAGTAACTTTAATCTTATCCATATTTTACTTTAGTCCCCAAGGTACTTGTATATATACTGAATGTATGTACTTTAGCTTAGTCATCAAGTTagtgtactatatatatatatgtagttgatgaaaacaacaaaaataagaatagaAGAATTCTTTTACTTACTTCTCGTCTCTCTCGTtcacacacatatacatatgtaatataataatattttatacatttgcGTTATGTTTTATAACATTTTGGTCTTAAAATACATCATTTCTTAAATTGTTGATATATTCCAATCCGTGAGTTAACAACCCTTAACAGCTGTTCTTGTAATCAGGTAAGACATTACtttaaaatgatatataaatctttgtatttcatataaaaatgaTACAACGCTGTCTGATGGTAAAACAGTTGTCATTTGTATCTCCTTGAACTTGAGTTCGAAGCTCGCCCTTCATCTTTTAGAtcgttttttcatttttttaatcaaatggCATACCGTaaatacttcatcttcttcatcgctAATTTCTCATTGCTGTATCCGACTAAAACGAAAACTCGTCGCATTCTCTCCGTCATATCAGATTATGTATATCGGTTAAATTGCTCTCTTGGTTTACGGTTAAGAATCggttattttagattttatttaataaacaatCTTGTgttattgaaaacataaaatgaagTATTTTATAAGATTGTTACATCTGAAATGGTATCAGAGTTTTTTCTCAATCTCGCTTCATTCATCTTCTTCCGCAAGCTCGTTTGGGATGGATTGTTGAGTTTTCAGTCCTGTCCATCGAGGTATATGCTTGTCTATGCCTAGTGTCTCAATCATATAGTTATATAATTCATGGAAAATTTGGATAACAGTCTTCTGACTCATTCTGTTTCGTATTCTGTCTTGTAGGTATTAATATAGAGGCGCAGGGACAAAAACACATCAGATCAACTCTCGTTGGTCTTATGATCAACTCTCTCGTTGATCTTTTTATCATCTCTCGATGATCTTCCAATCAACTCACTCGTTGATCTATTTATCATCTCTCGATGATCTTCCTACCAAATCTCGTTGGTCTTATGATTAGCTCTCGTTGATCTCATATATCATCTCTTGATGATCCTAGATGTAATTTCTCAATGCCTATCATATATCATCTCTTGATGATCCTCCAATCAACTCTAGTTGATCTCACATACCATCTCTCGATGATGCTCCAATCAACTCTAgttgatcttgttatcatctATTGATAATGCTCCTATCAACCATCGTTGATCTCGTTATCATCTATTGATAATGCTCCCATCAACCATGTTGATCTCATATATCATCTATCGATGATCCTCCAATCAACTCTAGTTGATCTGATCATATCATCTCATGATGATCTAATCATATCATCAACTCTCGTTGACAAAGAAAGGAATAGACTTAATACTTGCAGAGGTTTATGTTTGGTCTTTCAAACTGACCAGAAACAGATGCACAAGAGAGAGAGTAAGGAGGgtgtttgtaccggggattgcacaacttaaacaaataaagattttgtgggaaagagcaagcaagttcttttattaatcggggaaaacgtgagatcgtcacttaaaacaagtcgggatagagcttgttagttcacaAGCGAACTAGCAAGCTTAAAGTGACGAACTGAAAATAGGAATGAATTATACGAAAGACAAtaacagttttcgatgcaaagtattgctctgtaggtattgtccgcgggtcagGATGGTGATCACAATAaatgctttcttcttttataggGGACTGTTGACCTAAGGgtgtctagggttttcgtcgtgaattcccgagattgccctttgcGGGAATTAGTGGACTTGCTCCCAATCTGGTCGGGCCGAG
Coding sequences within:
- the LOC104740637 gene encoding putative F-box protein At1g71320; the encoded protein is MEDNKHNNPKTIIISQDLVEEIFYHLPIKPLARFKVLSKKWRSMIESTYFSHKQLVRTELPTPNMKLLVVSQQLSAKFDKQDSDSTTLCLDTFSIDDDHNNGKYCPSYSKIIQVLRSCDGLVLIRIYDDFRYIYLINPTTKEHIKLSPAFSQWPFTLKVRLAATPYRTWREVSQLVLLNYEGELVKMIPSLAGFGKYIVTKSYKVILIYPRVKNCDWDCFKAKIIPFDNGKQRDTCFYCLDNRRFCKEKPSVYANGSLFWLLDNTSHKPSMLLAIDLHTEKFRWILLPKCYSNYATSIEMWSLNDRLCLSDLLNGSDLGIWSLQQEYPPDEKWKKIYLLSTSQLHEKYWMFGLAAVYFGSVRKNRYQVSLARQRTIFFSPTIISPTNLML